The following are from one region of the Thermococcus cleftensis genome:
- a CDS encoding lipoate protein ligase C-terminal domain-containing protein — MKHRVGEHKAKKGLIRIEFDEKDGIAEHVKITGDFFMHPEEAIQELEQRLEGRRVEELEHLMDEFFAMRLDIEMPYVNVEDFKIALKNALKE, encoded by the coding sequence ATGAAGCACCGCGTGGGTGAGCACAAGGCAAAGAAGGGCCTCATAAGGATAGAGTTCGATGAGAAGGACGGAATAGCGGAGCACGTCAAGATAACCGGGGACTTCTTCATGCACCCGGAGGAAGCTATTCAAGAGCTCGAGCAGAGACTGGAAGGCCGCCGCGTTGAAGAGCTGGAGCACCTTATGGACGAGTTCTTCGCCATGAGGCTCGACATAGAGATGCCCTACGTGAACGTGGAGGATTTCAAGATAGCCCTCAAAAACGCGCTGAAGGAGTGA
- a CDS encoding DUF6541 family protein, translating into MGFNISRYLFEDILYRISISPAIGMSILSIFAYCFSIVHVDLNVLEYVVIFLITVTFDIGDFRLITSQKKSEYIPLVKLLLTVFLVVGVRALVFKMPTDNVDNYFHATKIQYILEYMTLFPPKVPVFNVFTYPAGYHVLVSLVVLVSGDLIPHAMLVVRLWSWAFIVLGTYLFASVWFDRKIRLYASMLILVTNICTYYLLVYINPNFIGLYFFMVLLALAYLDIENAGNSKALTIFTVLIGVGALSVPPYGFQNWVFVLSVYLLLKIISREMSIKKALSVGVMYFVTPVVLYVLLNPYFLWPQLASDVTIEYPWASYVGVVVGNLAIFKGKNPMDTWWKFMYIIRWATIRNSNYLATIFLFLGPIAAMRKKLKRKETLSLLAFTVFVILLMLNRLTYNVPVPFLEPLPWRECSSG; encoded by the coding sequence GTGGGATTTAATATAAGCAGGTATTTGTTTGAAGACATTTTATACCGAATTTCCATATCCCCCGCAATAGGAATGTCTATTCTTTCTATCTTTGCTTATTGCTTTAGTATTGTCCATGTAGATCTAAATGTTCTTGAGTACGTTGTGATCTTTCTTATCACTGTTACATTTGACATTGGAGATTTTCGTTTAATAACAAGCCAAAAAAAGTCAGAGTATATCCCCCTCGTAAAACTATTGCTCACGGTTTTTCTTGTAGTTGGAGTGAGAGCACTAGTGTTCAAGATGCCCACAGATAATGTTGATAACTATTTCCACGCTACAAAAATTCAGTATATTCTCGAATATATGACTCTGTTTCCTCCAAAGGTCCCTGTTTTTAACGTCTTCACTTATCCTGCTGGATACCATGTGCTAGTGTCCCTTGTTGTGCTTGTTTCGGGAGATTTGATACCTCACGCCATGCTGGTTGTACGTCTATGGAGCTGGGCCTTCATAGTCTTGGGAACCTATCTATTCGCGTCTGTTTGGTTTGATCGAAAAATTAGGTTATACGCATCAATGTTAATACTCGTGACTAACATTTGTACCTATTACCTGCTGGTTTACATAAATCCCAACTTTATTGGATTGTATTTCTTCATGGTACTTCTTGCATTGGCATACTTGGACATCGAAAACGCTGGTAACTCTAAGGCTCTTACAATATTTACAGTGCTAATTGGAGTTGGAGCTCTTTCGGTTCCCCCCTATGGTTTTCAGAATTGGGTATTCGTTTTGTCTGTGTACCTTCTTCTAAAAATTATAAGCAGGGAGATGTCCATTAAAAAAGCTCTCTCAGTCGGCGTGATGTATTTTGTTACTCCAGTAGTTTTGTATGTTCTGTTAAATCCATATTTTCTGTGGCCTCAGTTGGCATCAGATGTAACTATTGAATATCCCTGGGCGTCATACGTGGGGGTTGTGGTTGGAAATCTCGCGATATTTAAGGGAAAAAATCCGATGGATACTTGGTGGAAATTTATGTATATCATCAGATGGGCAACGATCAGGAATTCCAACTACCTTGCAACGATCTTTTTGTTTCTAGGTCCGATAGCCGCAATGAGGAAAAAGCTTAAACGTAAAGAAACATTGTCATTGTTGGCATTTACTGTGTTTGTTATACTACTAATGTTAAATCGCCTCACTTATAATGTTCCAGTGCCTTTTTTGGAACCGCTGCCATGGAGAGAATGTTCCTCTGGTTAA
- a CDS encoding pro-sigmaK processing inhibitor BofA family protein, which translates to MLEELLLLFFLFLAIMLVVKVGFGVIKYLVANAIIGLIILWFTNWIGISDVPLTALNVLVVAIGGILGVIALIIVYWF; encoded by the coding sequence ATGCTCGAAGAGTTGCTGTTGCTGTTTTTCCTCTTCCTGGCCATCATGCTGGTGGTCAAGGTTGGCTTTGGAGTAATCAAGTACCTAGTGGCCAATGCAATAATTGGCCTTATAATACTGTGGTTCACGAACTGGATAGGCATCTCGGACGTGCCACTGACGGCCCTCAACGTGCTGGTAGTGGCGATAGGCGGGATATTGGGCGTAATTGCCCTGATAATAGTCTACTGGTTCTAG
- a CDS encoding DUF354 domain-containing protein — MKVWIDITNAPHVHFFKGVIRELEKAGHEVLLTTREFDGLTGILDMYGFDYYVVGKHGGATLEGKLLASSERMYRLSKLIIEEKPDLALYKHSAEAPRVAFGLQIPSIGFVDNETAIGQNKLILPYTRLLLFPKAIDAYELFRSGADPNGMRPVNGFSELAHLYGFRPEARVLRELGLRKNSYIVMRTEPIKANYFNGPEKSVLEDVIPLLSEIPIVLFPRTKEQRERFERFDNVIMPEKPVDSLSLLYYARLMIGAGGTMNREAIALGTPTISTYPGRLLAVTRWLIEKGVKFHSTDPVKVARMAERMMEMNGSYRAYIRSVVSGFENPMDVILSEIEAYEESGAFRTLKIEEASEAGDLGGYVGLNEGRNEEE, encoded by the coding sequence ATGAAGGTATGGATAGACATCACGAACGCTCCTCACGTTCACTTCTTCAAGGGTGTAATCAGGGAGCTTGAAAAGGCCGGGCATGAGGTCCTTCTGACCACCCGCGAGTTCGACGGCCTTACGGGAATACTCGATATGTATGGCTTTGATTACTACGTGGTTGGTAAGCACGGTGGGGCAACCCTTGAGGGAAAGCTCCTGGCAAGCTCCGAGAGAATGTATCGGCTCAGCAAGCTCATAATCGAGGAGAAGCCTGATCTCGCGCTTTACAAGCACTCCGCAGAGGCCCCGCGCGTTGCCTTTGGCCTCCAGATACCGTCGATAGGCTTCGTAGACAACGAAACGGCCATCGGTCAGAACAAGCTCATTCTCCCCTACACCCGGCTTCTCCTGTTTCCAAAGGCCATAGACGCCTACGAACTCTTCCGTAGCGGAGCGGACCCTAACGGAATGAGGCCCGTGAACGGCTTTTCCGAGCTGGCCCACCTCTACGGCTTCAGGCCGGAGGCTCGGGTTCTGAGGGAGCTTGGTCTCAGAAAGAACTCTTACATAGTGATGCGAACCGAGCCGATCAAGGCCAACTACTTCAACGGGCCCGAAAAGAGTGTCCTCGAGGACGTCATTCCCCTACTTTCAGAGATTCCAATAGTCCTGTTCCCGAGAACCAAGGAGCAGAGGGAGCGCTTTGAGCGCTTTGACAACGTCATAATGCCGGAGAAGCCTGTGGACAGCCTGAGCCTCCTCTACTACGCCCGGCTGATGATCGGCGCCGGCGGAACGATGAACCGGGAGGCGATAGCCCTCGGAACCCCCACGATCTCAACATATCCTGGCAGGCTGCTCGCGGTGACCAGGTGGCTGATCGAGAAAGGTGTCAAGTTCCACTCCACGGATCCTGTGAAGGTTGCCAGAATGGCAGAGCGCATGATGGAAATGAACGGGAGCTACCGCGCCTACATAAGAAGCGTCGTGAGCGGCTTCGAGAACCCGATGGACGTCATACTGAGCGAGATAGAAGCGTACGAGGAGTCTGGAGCGTTCAGGACGCTAAAAATTGAAGAAGCGTCAGAGGCCGGCGACCTTGGGGGTTACGTAGGCCTCAATGAAGGCCGCAACGAGGAGGAGTAG
- a CDS encoding UDP-N-acetyl-D-mannosamine dehydrogenase, whose translation MLEKIETGTAEIAVIGLGYIGLPTAIMFANAGFKVTGYEIREDVVERINSGKAHIVEPEIDELLRRAVESGNLKATSNPRDIEGKDAYIICVQTPLKDDKTPDLSYLESAVRTVAGAMKRNSLVVIESTVPPLTTVKMAGLIEELTGFKAGEDFYMVHAPERVMPGRIFKELVYNSRIFGGITPESAEMAEKLYRSFVRGQTFKTSSTVSEVVKLMENTFRDVNIALANEFAFLAHQYGIDVFEAIELANTHPRVRIHSPGIGVGGHCLPKDPHLLLWPAREDFGLIRLAREINDSMPLFTKDLLFSALRELNVPPEDAVVAVLGLAYKGDSDDTRNSPALAFIEAIEGDVAEVRTYDPFVGGSAGSVEDALREADAAVIATDHTAFKSLDWEKLGELMRTRILIDGRHVVENPPRGFLFKGIGRGEY comes from the coding sequence ATGCTGGAGAAGATCGAGACGGGAACGGCAGAGATCGCGGTCATCGGCCTGGGATACATAGGCCTTCCAACTGCCATAATGTTCGCCAACGCCGGGTTCAAGGTTACCGGCTATGAAATCAGAGAAGATGTTGTTGAGAGGATAAACTCGGGGAAAGCACACATCGTTGAGCCCGAGATTGACGAGCTCCTCAGGAGGGCCGTCGAGAGCGGGAACCTTAAGGCGACTTCCAACCCAAGGGATATAGAGGGAAAGGACGCCTACATAATATGCGTCCAGACGCCCCTGAAGGACGACAAAACACCGGACCTGAGCTACCTTGAGAGCGCCGTTAGAACCGTTGCAGGGGCCATGAAAAGGAACTCCCTAGTCGTCATAGAGAGCACCGTTCCACCGCTCACCACCGTTAAGATGGCGGGGCTCATAGAGGAGCTGACGGGCTTCAAAGCTGGAGAGGACTTCTACATGGTTCACGCCCCGGAGAGGGTGATGCCGGGGAGGATATTCAAGGAGCTCGTCTACAACTCTCGCATCTTCGGCGGGATAACGCCCGAGAGCGCGGAGATGGCGGAGAAGCTCTACCGCTCCTTCGTCCGGGGGCAGACCTTCAAGACCAGCTCCACCGTCAGTGAAGTCGTCAAGCTAATGGAGAACACCTTCCGCGACGTGAACATAGCCCTAGCGAACGAGTTCGCCTTCCTCGCGCACCAGTACGGGATAGACGTCTTTGAGGCGATAGAGCTGGCCAACACCCACCCGCGGGTCAGGATACACTCGCCCGGCATAGGCGTCGGTGGGCACTGTCTCCCGAAGGACCCCCACCTTCTCCTCTGGCCGGCTAGGGAGGACTTCGGGCTGATAAGGCTTGCAAGGGAGATAAACGACTCGATGCCCCTCTTCACCAAGGATTTGCTCTTCTCGGCCCTCAGGGAACTCAACGTTCCGCCGGAGGACGCTGTAGTGGCGGTTCTCGGCCTGGCCTACAAGGGCGACAGCGACGACACGAGGAATTCCCCCGCCCTGGCATTCATAGAGGCCATCGAGGGTGACGTCGCGGAGGTGAGAACCTACGACCCCTTCGTAGGGGGGAGCGCGGGGAGCGTTGAAGACGCTCTTAGGGAGGCCGACGCGGCCGTCATAGCTACAGACCACACGGCCTTCAAGTCCCTCGACTGGGAGAAACTCGGAGAGCTCATGAGGACAAGGATTCTGATAGACGGCAGGCACGTAGTTGAAAACCCGCCGAGGGGCTTCCTATTCAAGGGCATCGGGAGGGGGGAGTATTGA
- the prf1 gene encoding peptide chain release factor aRF-1, giving the protein MSHKSAEMYELKKKVEELKNHRGRATELVSLYIPAGYDINKVMQQLREEYGTAQNIKSKSTRKNVLGALERAMQHLKLYRKTPENGLALFVGNVSEQEGVSDIRLWAIVPPEPLKVRLYRCDQTFVTEPLEEMLRVKDAYGLITVEKNEATIGLLRGKRIDVIDELTSNVPGKTRAGGQSARRYERIREQETHEFMKRIGEHANKAFLPLLEKGELRGIIIGGPGPTKEEFVEGDYLHHELRKKIIGVVDISYHGEYGLRELVEKASDILKDHEAVKERHLIQNFFRHLVKDTGMITYGEKEVRQALELGAVDTLLISEGYDKVRVRAKCNNCGWSEEKTMSEQEFHVYRKKLTHCPKCGSQNISFEKWDVAEEFIKMAEEAGSNVEIISLDTDEGQQFYKAFGGLGAFLRYKIH; this is encoded by the coding sequence ATGTCTCACAAGTCCGCGGAAATGTACGAGCTCAAAAAGAAGGTGGAAGAACTTAAGAACCATCGGGGTCGAGCTACCGAGCTGGTCAGCCTCTACATTCCCGCTGGATACGACATAAACAAGGTGATGCAGCAGCTCCGAGAGGAATACGGAACGGCCCAGAACATCAAGAGCAAATCGACCCGAAAGAACGTTCTGGGAGCACTTGAGAGGGCCATGCAGCACCTCAAACTCTACCGGAAGACGCCCGAGAACGGTCTCGCTCTCTTCGTCGGGAACGTCAGCGAGCAGGAAGGTGTGAGCGACATCAGGCTCTGGGCGATAGTTCCGCCCGAGCCGCTGAAGGTCCGCCTCTACCGATGTGACCAGACCTTCGTCACGGAACCGCTCGAGGAGATGCTCCGCGTCAAAGACGCCTACGGCCTGATAACCGTCGAGAAGAACGAAGCCACGATAGGCCTTCTCCGCGGAAAGCGCATCGACGTCATAGACGAGCTGACTTCGAACGTCCCCGGAAAGACGAGGGCTGGTGGTCAGTCGGCGAGGCGTTACGAGAGGATCCGCGAGCAGGAGACCCACGAGTTCATGAAGAGGATCGGTGAGCACGCCAACAAGGCCTTCCTCCCGCTCCTTGAGAAGGGCGAGCTGAGGGGAATCATCATTGGTGGCCCTGGGCCGACCAAGGAGGAGTTCGTCGAGGGCGACTACCTCCACCACGAGCTCAGGAAGAAGATAATAGGCGTCGTTGACATCAGCTACCACGGCGAGTACGGCCTGAGGGAGCTCGTCGAGAAGGCCAGCGACATACTCAAGGACCACGAGGCGGTGAAGGAGAGGCATCTAATCCAGAACTTCTTCAGGCACCTCGTCAAGGACACGGGGATGATAACCTACGGTGAGAAGGAGGTCAGGCAGGCGCTCGAACTTGGAGCCGTGGACACTCTCCTCATCAGCGAGGGCTACGACAAGGTTCGCGTCAGGGCCAAGTGCAACAACTGCGGCTGGAGCGAGGAGAAGACGATGAGCGAGCAGGAGTTCCACGTCTACAGGAAGAAGCTCACCCACTGCCCCAAGTGCGGAAGCCAGAACATAAGCTTCGAGAAGTGGGACGTCGCGGAGGAGTTCATAAAGATGGCCGAGGAGGCCGGCTCGAACGTGGAGATCATCTCCCTCGACACGGACGAGGGCCAGCAGTTCTACAAGGCCTTCGGCGGCCTTGGGGCGTTCCTCAGGTACAAGATTCACTGA
- a CDS encoding stage II sporulation protein M, whose amino-acid sequence MLGVEVPKKTLGYLLLVFLLASFAGYGIGTASPGTAVDAVKRIIEQIGPISDSSFENFVKIFTNNATVALMTFLSGLFFGLGPWFIMAFNGLMVGLVVLAVHRMSEVPMGQIILGLIPHGVIEIPAIALAGVAGIVWYREIIGGEGSGEERFKRGAVKGLKLFVLSVLLLLVAAFIEAYVTPKVAGL is encoded by the coding sequence GTGCTCGGAGTGGAGGTCCCCAAAAAGACCCTCGGCTACCTTCTCCTGGTCTTTCTGCTGGCGTCATTTGCAGGCTATGGAATCGGAACCGCCAGCCCGGGAACCGCGGTAGATGCCGTCAAGAGGATAATCGAGCAGATAGGACCCATCTCGGACTCCAGCTTCGAGAACTTCGTTAAGATATTCACCAACAACGCGACAGTGGCCCTCATGACCTTCCTCTCGGGCCTGTTCTTCGGCCTCGGTCCATGGTTCATAATGGCCTTCAACGGCCTGATGGTGGGCCTAGTTGTTCTGGCAGTTCACAGAATGAGCGAGGTGCCGATGGGACAGATAATCCTGGGTCTTATCCCACACGGTGTGATAGAGATACCCGCGATAGCCCTGGCGGGTGTGGCCGGTATAGTGTGGTACCGGGAGATAATTGGGGGGGAAGGAAGCGGGGAGGAAAGGTTCAAAAGGGGAGCCGTTAAGGGGCTCAAGCTCTTCGTCCTGTCAGTTCTACTCCTCCTCGTTGCGGCCTTCATTGAGGCCTACGTAACCCCCAAGGTCGCCGGCCTCTGA
- a CDS encoding arginine--tRNA ligase yields MGYGEVKERVKLILEEALDEMLKEAGKEWNGEITFDDTPSIELGDFGTAVAFQLARVFRRAPKLIAEELADRIKDKLPGEIAEVRAVNGYINFYLNYDVFGKALVQEILEKGEVYGESDVGKGKKVIVEHTSVNPTKPLHMGHARNAVLGDTMARIMRKLGYIVEVQNYIDDLGVQFAQVLWGYLNLREEFEKIEAELMEKNLKEDFIDHVMGLLYVEVNKRIEENSEVDGEVRELMKKLEEGDNEIAEIGRKLAERVVKAQMLTTYRMGIAYDLLSWESDIMRSGIFGEAYGLIEKNENFFWATEGKYRGAFVMDLRKLFPDMKNPFLVLRRSDGTATYTGKDIAYHLWKFGKVKADMLYRPWDRIGNHETWTTAPDGEEMPGKFGRGDIVINVIGAEQRHPQMAIKYALQLLGFEDAAGNFHHLAYEHVVREEGKFSGRKGTWVGFTVDEVLNEAVQRARELVEEKNPGLSEREKEEIAEAVGVGAVRFNLVKYSPDKVITFRWDDVLNFEGESAPYIQYAHARCASILRKADESGLDVGWKSLLEKADFSGLTNREKELIKLLAKFPEVIESAGRDIKPHLVPAYLNELASLFNKFYMDHPVLKAEEGIREERLLLVLAVKQVLRNGLELLGIEAPEKM; encoded by the coding sequence ATGGGATACGGCGAGGTTAAGGAGAGGGTAAAGCTCATTCTCGAAGAAGCCCTTGACGAGATGCTTAAGGAGGCCGGAAAAGAGTGGAACGGTGAGATAACGTTCGACGACACTCCGAGCATCGAGCTTGGCGACTTCGGAACGGCCGTCGCCTTCCAGCTGGCGAGGGTCTTCAGGAGGGCCCCGAAGCTGATAGCGGAGGAGCTTGCGGACAGAATTAAGGACAAACTCCCCGGAGAAATAGCCGAGGTGAGGGCAGTAAATGGCTACATAAACTTCTACCTGAACTACGACGTCTTTGGAAAAGCACTGGTGCAGGAGATACTCGAAAAGGGAGAGGTCTACGGCGAGAGCGACGTTGGAAAGGGTAAGAAGGTCATCGTCGAGCACACTTCAGTGAACCCCACCAAACCGCTCCACATGGGGCACGCGAGGAACGCGGTCCTCGGTGACACGATGGCAAGGATCATGAGGAAGCTCGGCTACATCGTTGAAGTCCAGAACTACATCGACGACCTTGGCGTCCAGTTCGCACAGGTTCTCTGGGGCTACCTAAACCTCAGGGAGGAGTTCGAGAAGATCGAGGCCGAGCTGATGGAGAAAAACCTGAAGGAGGACTTCATAGACCACGTCATGGGGCTCCTCTACGTCGAGGTAAACAAGCGCATCGAGGAGAACTCCGAGGTGGACGGAGAGGTTCGCGAACTGATGAAGAAACTTGAGGAAGGCGACAATGAGATAGCAGAAATCGGAAGGAAGCTGGCCGAGCGCGTGGTTAAGGCTCAAATGCTCACCACCTACCGCATGGGCATAGCCTACGACCTGCTCAGCTGGGAGAGCGACATAATGAGGAGCGGAATATTCGGGGAAGCCTACGGGCTGATAGAGAAAAACGAGAACTTCTTCTGGGCCACGGAAGGAAAATACAGGGGAGCCTTCGTTATGGACCTCAGGAAGCTCTTCCCCGACATGAAGAACCCCTTCCTCGTCCTCAGGAGGAGCGACGGGACCGCCACCTACACCGGCAAGGACATAGCGTATCACCTCTGGAAGTTCGGGAAGGTAAAGGCCGATATGCTCTACAGGCCCTGGGACAGGATTGGGAACCACGAGACGTGGACGACCGCACCGGACGGAGAGGAGATGCCGGGTAAGTTCGGCAGGGGGGATATAGTCATAAACGTCATCGGGGCGGAGCAGAGGCACCCGCAGATGGCGATAAAGTACGCCCTCCAGCTCCTCGGCTTTGAAGATGCCGCCGGGAACTTCCACCACCTCGCTTACGAGCACGTCGTGAGGGAAGAGGGCAAGTTCTCGGGAAGGAAGGGAACCTGGGTCGGCTTCACCGTCGATGAGGTTCTCAACGAGGCCGTGCAGAGGGCGAGGGAGCTCGTCGAGGAGAAGAACCCGGGCCTGAGCGAGAGGGAAAAGGAGGAGATAGCTGAAGCGGTTGGAGTAGGCGCGGTTCGCTTCAACCTCGTCAAGTACAGCCCCGACAAGGTGATAACCTTCCGCTGGGACGACGTGCTGAACTTCGAGGGGGAGAGCGCGCCCTACATACAGTACGCCCACGCTCGCTGCGCCTCTATCCTCAGGAAGGCGGACGAGAGCGGTCTCGACGTCGGGTGGAAATCCCTGCTCGAAAAGGCCGACTTCTCAGGACTCACCAACAGGGAAAAGGAACTCATAAAGCTCCTCGCCAAGTTCCCAGAGGTCATAGAGAGCGCCGGCAGGGACATCAAACCCCACCTGGTTCCAGCTTACCTCAACGAGCTGGCCTCGCTCTTCAACAAGTTCTACATGGACCACCCGGTGCTCAAAGCCGAGGAGGGAATCAGGGAGGAGCGCCTGTTGCTCGTTCTGGCGGTCAAACAGGTTCTCAGGAACGGGCTTGAGTTGCTCGGCATAGAGGCGCCAGAGAAGATGTGA